The Merismopedia glauca CCAP 1448/3 region CCTTACACCGAACTTATCGAAGAAAATCGCCGTCGCGGTCGTCATGAATTAGAGTTTGAACTATTAGATACCGGAGCGTTCGAGCAAAACCGTTACTTCGATGTTTTTGTCACATACGCTAAGGGTTCGCCGGACGATATTTTAATAGAAATTAGTGTAATTAATCGAGGTCCTGAAACCAAATCGCTCCATCTTTTGCCTACTCTTTGGTTTCGCAATACTTGGTCGTGGAACGATAGTTCAGAAAAACCTTATTTGAAGCTAGATAGATCCGAACAAAATTTCCGCGTTATCAAAGCATTTCATCCGAAATTGGGATCTAGATGGTTGTACTGCGATCGCCAGAATACGGCGGGGAAAACTGTTACTCCAGAAGTATTATTTACAGAAAATGAAACCAACCTGGAAAGGTTATTTGGGGTAAATAATCATTCTCCTTACGTTAAAGATGGGATTAATAACTATGTAGTTCAGGGTCAAAAAGCAAGTATCAATCCCGACGAAATAGGCACAAAAACATCAGTATATTATTTGTTAGAAATCGCTCCAGGTGAAACTTCTACCATCCAATTACGACTGAGTGACTGTCCCGATTTATTAGCATCTGAGCCATTCGGGGCTAATTTTGCGGCAATTTTCCAAGCTAGGAAGCTTGAAGCTGATGAATTTTATCAACGCATCGCTCCTGCTTCATTAAGTGCAGATAAACGCAACATCCAAAGACAAGCATTTGCAGGTATGTTGTGGAGCAAACAATTCTATTACTACGTAGTCGAACAGTGGCTTGAGGGCGATTCTGACGCTTTAAAACCACCAAATGAACGAGAAAACGGTAGAAACCACGATTGGATTCATTTATACAATGATGACATTATCTCGATGCCCGACAAATGGGAATATCCCTGGTTTGCGGCTTGGGATTTAGCTTTTCACGTCATTCCGTTAGCGATGGTCGATCCAGACTTTGCCAAGCAACAACTAGTTCGCTTAACCCGCGAATGGTACATGCACCCCAACGGACAGCTACCAGCTTACGAATGGGCTTTTGGCGATGTCAATCCTCCCGTTCATGCATGGGCGGCTTGGCGAGTTTATAAGATCGAGCAGAAGATGTACGGTCGTACAGATACCGCGTTCCTAGAACGGGTATTCCAAAAGTTACTCCTCAATTTTACTTGGTGGGTCAATCGCAAGGATATTGAAGGTAAAAATATCTTTCAGGGCGGTTTCCTGGGATTAGATAATATTGGTGTTTTTGACCGCAGTGCTAAATTACCCACAGATGGGTACTTGCAACAGGCAGATGGTACTAGCTGGATGGCTATGTATTCCCTGAATATGCTGACAATTGCCTTAGAATTAGCTAAGTCAAATCCAGTTTATGAAGATACTGCCAGTAAATTTTTTGAGCATTTTCTCTATATCGCCGATGCGATGAACCGCATGGGTAAGGCGGAAATAAGCCTGTGGGATGAAGAAGATGGTTTTTACTACGATGTGCTGCATTTACCCAACGGTCATCAATTCCCACTCAAAGTGCGATCTATGGTAGGGCTAATTCCCCTGTTTGCTGTGGCTACGCTAGAACAGGATATGTTACAGCAGCTTCCCAACTTTAAAAAACGGATGGATTGGTTTATTCACAATCGCCCAGATTTAAAGCAAAATGTGGCTTGTATGGAAACTGTTGGTCTGGGTACTAGAAGATTATTAGCCCTGGCATACAAAGATAAACTTCGCCGAATTCTGGCAAAAATGTTAGATGAAAACGAGTTTTTGAGTCCTTACGGCATCC contains the following coding sequences:
- a CDS encoding MGH1-like glycoside hydrolase domain-containing protein; this encodes MTEEEKRLAQTRDRQAYWSRWGPYLSERQWGTVREDYSASGAAWDYFPHDQARSRAYRWGEDGIAGISDNHQQLCFAIALWNGTDPILKERAFGLTGSEGNHGEDLKEYYFYLDNTPTHSYMKCLYKYPQKAFPYTELIEENRRRGRHELEFELLDTGAFEQNRYFDVFVTYAKGSPDDILIEISVINRGPETKSLHLLPTLWFRNTWSWNDSSEKPYLKLDRSEQNFRVIKAFHPKLGSRWLYCDRQNTAGKTVTPEVLFTENETNLERLFGVNNHSPYVKDGINNYVVQGQKASINPDEIGTKTSVYYLLEIAPGETSTIQLRLSDCPDLLASEPFGANFAAIFQARKLEADEFYQRIAPASLSADKRNIQRQAFAGMLWSKQFYYYVVEQWLEGDSDALKPPNERENGRNHDWIHLYNDDIISMPDKWEYPWFAAWDLAFHVIPLAMVDPDFAKQQLVRLTREWYMHPNGQLPAYEWAFGDVNPPVHAWAAWRVYKIEQKMYGRTDTAFLERVFQKLLLNFTWWVNRKDIEGKNIFQGGFLGLDNIGVFDRSAKLPTDGYLQQADGTSWMAMYSLNMLTIALELAKSNPVYEDTASKFFEHFLYIADAMNRMGKAEISLWDEEDGFYYDVLHLPNGHQFPLKVRSMVGLIPLFAVATLEQDMLQQLPNFKKRMDWFIHNRPDLKQNVACMETVGLGTRRLLALAYKDKLRRILAKMLDENEFLSPYGIRAVSKIHAEHPYVFQAETQEYRVDYEPAESTTGMFGGNSNWRGPIWFPVNYLIIESLQKFHHYLGDDFKVECPTGSGQMMTLWEVAQELSERLSQIFMKDASGHRPVYGGIEKFQTDPHWHDFILFHEYFHGDNGAGIGASHQTGWTGLVAKLIQQSRNSYDEE